TACTCGGTCTGATTCCAAGTCACTCAGGAGAACTTCCAACTCCTCATCATTCATTTATCCATCCTTTCAAATCTCGCTAGCCTCACTCTATATTCTTCATATTACTTGTCTGTGCCCGATAGTGCTGCAAAACCTGCTTAACATACTCCCCAGTATACGACCGAGAATTCTGGGCCACTTCCTCTGGCGTGCCTACAGCAATCACCTCTCCTCCTTTATCTCCGCCTTCTGGTCCCAAATCTATTAACCAATCAGCACAACGAATCACATCTAAATTGTGTTCAATCACTAAAATTGAATTCCCTTTATCCACCAAACGTTGTAACACATCTAATAACTTATGGACATCATAAAAAGATAAACCTGTGGTGGGTTCATCTATTAAATAAAGTGTCTTACCTGTCGCGCGGCGAGAAAGTTCTGTTGCTAATTTCACCCGCTGTGCTTCCCCACCAGATAAAGTTGTTGCTGGTTGTCCAAGATGAATGTATCCCAAGCCAACATCAACCAAAGTTTGCAGTTTACTCGCGGCTTTGGGAATGTTTGTAAAAAACTCTAAAGCTTCCTCAACTGTCATGTTGAGAACATCAGAAATAGATTTGTCTTTGTACTTCACCTGCAAAGTTTCGCGGTTATATCTTGCCCCTTTGCAAACTTCACATTGTACATAAACATCCGGCAAAAAGTTCATTTCAATAACATTCACACCTTGACCACTGCAAGCTTCGCAGCGTCCACCTTTGACGTTGAAGGAAAATTGTCCCGCTTTATAACCTCTTGCTTTTGCTTCAATTGTTTGTGTAAAGACATCACGAATAATATCAAAAACCCCTGTATAAGTTGCTGTGTTAGAACGTGGTGTTCTACCAATAGGTGATTGGTCAACGACAATAGCTTTATCAATAGTATCTAATCCCTCAATTGCATCTATTTCTTTGGGAAATGGAACTTTGCGCGTCAGTTGATGTTGCAGTGCAGGGTAAAGTAACTCATTAATTAAGGTAGATTTTCCAGAACCAGAAACACCAGTTACAGCAACAAGTTTACCTAAAGGTATTTCGACATCTACATTCTTTAGGTTATTGCGACGAGCATTTTTGATAACTAAACTGCGTCCATTTCCATCTCTGCGTTCAGCCGGAGTTGTAATCATCCGTCGTCCTGACAAATATGCACCTGTCAGCGATTCTTCAGATTCCAGTAATGCTTGCAAGTCACCTTGAGCAACAATATTTCCGCCATGAATACCTGCGTGAGGACCAATATCAACAATGTGGTTAGCAGCACGAATCGTTTCTTCATCATGCTCTACCACAATCAACGTATTACCCAAATCCCTCAATTTTGTTAAAGTTTTCAGCAATCGCCCATTATCTCTTTGATGCAAACCAATACTCGGTTCATCCAAAACGTATAAAACCCCAGTCAACCCAGAACCAATTTGAGTAGCCAGACGAATTCGTTGTGCTTCCCCACCCGAAAGGGTCATCGCCGGACGGTCAAGCGTGAGATAATCTAACCCGACATCCAACAGAAATTGCAATCGTGCTCTAATTTCCCGCAACACCAAATCTGCAATTTGCATCTGACGTTTACTCAACTCCAAGTGATCAATTCTCTCCCGACACTCGCGAATTGAAGTACCAGTCAGCTCCAAAATTCCGTATTGTCCCAAGCGCACCGCCAACGCCTCTGGTTTCAACCGCTTCCCTTTACACACGGGACACGGCTGGTCAATCAAATACTGCTCTAACTTTTGCTTAATTAACTCTGATGCTCCATCATACTGCCTTTGCAACATAGGCAGCACTCCTTTAAACCCTGAGTTATGCTTGTTGTGTGCTTCTGCAGTTGTTTCCTCTCCATGCAAAATCGCCTCCCGCTGTTCCTCAGTCAACTGACACCACAGCGTCTGCAACTCAAACCCAAACTCTTGCCCTACCTTATACAACAATTCTATATAATAGGAATTCTCCTTCTCCGACCAAGGAGCGATCGCAGAATACACAGGTGCTTTGGGATCAGGAACCACCAACTCTTTTGAAAACCTTCTTAAACTTCCAATCCCGTGACAGTGGGGACAAGCACCATAAGGAGAATTAAACGAAAACAAGCGCGGTGATAACTCTTCCATAACCGCCCCGTGTTCCGGACAAGCGAAGTTTTCGGAAAAGACCAATTCTGATCCTGGTTCTTGTTCTTTTGTATCTTTTATAATTTCAATAACCGCAATTCCACTGGACTGTTTGAGGCAAGTGGCAAGTGAATCGACCAAACGCTCTTGCATACCAGGCTTTTTCACAAGTCGGTCTATGACGACTTCAATGGTGTGAGTCAAATTTTTATCTAAATCAATCGCATCAGAAAGTTCTCGCACCTCGCCATTTATCCGGACACGGACAAAACCTTGGGAGGCTAAACCTGATAACAGCTTTTTATGAGTCCCTTTTTTACCCCGGACGACAGGCGCAAGGATTTGAAAACGAGTGCGATCGCTTAGTTCTAAAATGCGATCGCACATCTGATCTATCGTCTGAGGAGCAATACAGCGATCGCATATCGGACAATGAGGTTCACCCGCCCGTCCAAATAACAACCGCATATAATCGTAAATTTCCGTCACCGTCCCCACCGTAGAACGGGGGTTATGAGAAGTAGACTTTTGGTCAATGGAAATCGCTGGACTTAAACCCTCTATCGCCTCCACATCAGGTTTTTCCACCTGTCCCAAAAATTGTCGTGCATAAGCGCTCAGGGATTCTACGTAGCGGCGTTGTCCTTCTGCGAAAATGGTGTCAAATGCTAGGGAAGACTTGCCAGAACCAGAAACGCCAGTAAAGACAATTAGGCGATCGCGTGGCAGTTCCAAATCAATATTCTTGAGATTATGTTGCCTCGCACCGCGAATGCGGATTGTGTTTTGGTTGTTGCTGGAGTTAGGAAGATGTCCATTTAAGGACGTGGCTATCTGCTGGCTATTTGACATATTGGCGCGTTGAGACAAAGCAGTAGGGGCGAAACAGTTCTTAATGTTATCATTGTCAGCTTTACTATGGTAGAACAATAGTACTGCTTTAGGTGATGATTCCCTCCTTTCAAATCGTCCTCGCCAATCACCAAGACGCTTTTTTGGGAATATGGCAGGGAAGCAGAGAAAATCGAACGGGTTATTGGTTGCGTTGGTGGGATGAAACAGGAGAACTCTTGCTGTGGGGTTCGGAGTTAGCAGCTAAGGAACGACAGCGAGCAGAAAGATTAGTAGCTCAACTACGTGCCTTGGGAGTAGAACCAGATGTGTGAACCTTTCATTGAATGACCGTTTGACCAAGGCGCTTCAACGCCCGCAAAACAACATATAGGTCATCACCACGATTGAGAGACAGTGTGTAGGATAGGGCATATTTCGGTTTATCTTGTTTGGTCAAAAACTAGGGGTGTAAGGGGGTAAGGGTGTAAGGGTGTAGGGGATACAATCAGTGGGAGCTTGTACCCACCACTGATTGGAGACCACCAAATCTATGATTTGGTGGGGGCTTGTACCCTTTTGATTCCGGGGCAGGGGTGTACCACAAGGAAAATCCTCTCTTCCCCCCTACACCCTTACACCCCTATACCCCTATACTCACATCTTGCACCTGGAAATATGAATGTCAAAACCACAACTACGTGCGAGGGGAGCTAAGCGTTCAATATCAAGTAAAAGAAGAGACACGACTATTTGGGTAAAAATTGATTCTAAGGCAGTTTGTGCAGCCTGACCCCAATCAGGTGGTGATCCAGACTGAATATGAAGATAAGTCCAATGAGCAATGAGGTAGGCAGTCAGAGAAAGAATCAGCCAGCGATACATGCCAAGGAGAGAACCCTGTCCAAAACGGTGCAAACCAAAACGTTCGCGAAGCGTGACCCTTTGGGTCATTGCTTTGCGGTTTTAAACCATCCCTCAATTTGCCAACGACGCTTACCCCACCACTTGAGAGTAGAAGCTTTAATGGGACGAGTAGACAAGACAAAACGTTTTTCAAGCTTGCCCTTATCGCGCTTTAAGTAATACCAAGATACGGTAACGGGAAACTTTAAACCAACCAAACGGACTTGTTGTCCCTGTTTGTGTAAATGTCTTAAAACTCTTCCATCAACTAATTTACGGTTAATAGCCACACCTGTAACCGCATGATATTTCAACTTGCGTACACCATGAAGAAATTCCACGCTCCCAAAAGCCGTATCAACCAAAATATTCACCCGAAAGCGTTCAGTTAAAGATTTAGGTAAACGCTTAACTAACCTGAGTCCTAGTTGAGCGGGTGAAGGTGTACCCTTACCTCTCCAAACACGGAAGTTCCAAGGTATGCGCCACTTTCCGACAACTAAATAAACTACTACTATATGCAGACCACGTTTACCGTTATAAACTCTTATTAAATCCTCAAAGTTTTTAAATTTACCCCGTTTTTCAAGAGTCGTTAGGTCAATGATAACCTGTAAAAATGGTTTACGTCCTTTCCCTTCTGCTGAAAAAACCTTTAAGCTCGTCTCTAATACATGGTTACGAACAATACGAATCATATCCCTTGTTGACCAAGGATTGATATTTAAAAACCGACTCAATGCACTCGGAGATTTGGTTTGAGAGTGTTCAGGTAAGGGATGCCCTTGCGCTTCCAAAAATCATCCCAGCATTGCATCAAGATTATCTTTTTGGTATTGCGTCGGCATTAACTCTTTGAGATTGTATACTAGCTTTTGGGCGTAGGTAAGCATTGTTCTTGCTATAAAAAATTCGATATTTCACGCCCTTTCTCTCATATTTTCTGCTATCAAAGCAAATTCCGTTTTTGAAATTAAAGTTAGCGCTGGCGCTCCGCGCTCGCCGTAGGCGATCGCACTACAGGATGACGCAAATAGTCATCCCTACATCTTGTATTTTTGGAAGCTTTTTATGTAAAATTACGGCTACTTTAAGTTTCTTTATCACTCTTATGTACTTAAATTATTGATTCATCTTCTGTTATATTTTTGTACTCCTTATTTGCCTTTTACGGGTTTGTTCGGTTAGGTGCAAGATGTGAGTATACCCCTTTCTTGGTCAATTTAAGAAATTGGAACTCCCTACCATTGGTTAGAAAACCAAACACGGGTTTTCTAGAATCAGGACTGCCAAGTATATATGCCAGAACTTGAGGAATTGCTGCCTCTAGGGAGTATTGTGCGCGTTTTGCTTCAATCGTAATGATCCAAAACGGAGGATGAAATACCAAAATGTCTATTTGCCCGCGTACGATTGTGCCTTCATCTTCGGATACAATTTCTATCCCCTTTTCAGCAGTAATGTAAAAAGGCGGACGATAAAAACCTGCCAGCTTTAATAAAGGTGATAGTACAACCATTTTAACGACAGGTTCCAGAATTTCATATTGAGATAAATGAAAAAACTCACCCTTAACTTCGTCAACAAGTTGCTTTTCTAAGTCACTGAGTTCAGGCAAATTATCCTGCCAGTCTCGGAAAAATTGTTCGTCCTCTATACGTTCTAGCCCAAATTTTTCGCTTAAGTGAGCAAGATTAATATCTTTTGCTTGTATTGTTTGAACCATAATTTTATGATTTCACTTAAATAGGCGTAGTGATCAAGAAACTCAGTTTTAGAAAACCAAGTTTCTCTTGAAATTTACAAAGACGATAACCAGTCCGAAATCTGCTGATTTACAACATCTGGTACTTCATCATGAGGACAATGTCCAGCACCTGGAATTGGCACAATTTGGATATTTTTGCCATTCTCCCGCGCTTTTTCGTAAATCTTTGCCCCAGTGATTGGTGTCCAAGGGTCATCTGCACCCCATATCACCAGCAATGGGCGGGCGACTTTGGGCAAAAGTTCTATTGGAGAAGGACCCGGAGGTGCAGTGAGGATAGAAGTGAAAACTTGTTGCGCTCCTGGATCACAAGAAGGAGCATATAGTAAGTCTACCAATTCATCGGTGACTGCTTCCCGATTGCGATAAACTTGGTATAAAGTACGGCGAATTTGGGCTTTTTGACGGATGCGGTTGAAGACAAGTGCTCCGGTGATGCGCGATCGCACCAAAGAGTTAAAAGCTCCCATCACGATGCGTAACGGCGGGTTCAACTCGTGCGATCGATGGCTTAATCCACCTGCACAGTTAATCAAAACGCCACCTGCAGCTATTTCCGGATGTTCCGCCACCACTGTTAAGCTCAAAAGTGCACCAATCGAGTTCCCGATAAATACAGCAGGTTCAGTAATGTGTGCTGTCCAAAAATCCTTGAGCAATTCCACCCACAGTTCTACAGTATAATTTAACGGAGCTTTATCAGAACCACCAAATCCCAAAAGGTCAAGAGCAAAAACTCGGTAGCCACTGGCTGCTAAAACGGGGATATTTTTCCGCCAATGTCCAATAGAAGCACCAAAGCCATGAACCAGTACAAGGGGGCGTCCAGTACCCATGACAGTGTACTGGATTTTGTGACCTTGCCAAGTCCAAAAGAGTTTTTCAAAGTTGGGTGTTACTTGCTGCTGAGTTGTTACAGTCATTATTAAGATTCTTAACGTTTTTCCTCATATATTCATTTTCTCTAATTTCAAAGGATTAGGAACAACGTGCTAATATCATGTCTGGATAAATATAAGTCAATTACGTAAGGGCAAAGCGTGCCCTCTAGGCGTAAAGAGCGGAGCGTGTATTGAAAGTATATCCGTCCGCCATGTTGGAAGATTATTAAAGGTGCCTATGACTTCTGGCAAAATGCATGTTGACGAGGTAGACACCGACGCATCACTCGTGAGCCGGTTGCTCGCGTCGCAGTTCCCGCAGTGGGCCGACCTTCCCATCGAGCCGGTTCAGTCCGCTGGCACAGACAACGCGGTCTATCGTCTTGGCGATGACATGGCTGTGCGACTACCCCGCATCCATTGGGCTATCGGTCAGGTGGAGAAGGAGCACCAGTGGTTGCCAAGACTTGCCTCGTTCCTGCCGCTTACCATCCCCATTCCGCTCGCGATGGGCGAACCCGGCGAGGGCTACCCCTGGCAGTGGTCGGTCTATCGGTGGCTTGAAGGCGAGAGCGCGACGATCAAGCGGATTGCTGATCCACCTCAGGCGGCGACGGATCTGGCGCAATTCATCACCGCTCTGCAACAGATTGATACCACAGGCGGACCGCTAGCTGTGGATCACAACTTGCGCGGCATTCCCCTAACAAGGCGAGACACGGGAACCCGTCAGGCAATTGCAGCCCTACATGACACGATCAATGTTGATATAGCAATGATCGTGTGGGAAG
This portion of the Brasilonema sennae CENA114 genome encodes:
- the uvrA gene encoding excinuclease ABC subunit UvrA; translated protein: MSNSQQIATSLNGHLPNSSNNQNTIRIRGARQHNLKNIDLELPRDRLIVFTGVSGSGKSSLAFDTIFAEGQRRYVESLSAYARQFLGQVEKPDVEAIEGLSPAISIDQKSTSHNPRSTVGTVTEIYDYMRLLFGRAGEPHCPICDRCIAPQTIDQMCDRILELSDRTRFQILAPVVRGKKGTHKKLLSGLASQGFVRVRINGEVRELSDAIDLDKNLTHTIEVVIDRLVKKPGMQERLVDSLATCLKQSSGIAVIEIIKDTKEQEPGSELVFSENFACPEHGAVMEELSPRLFSFNSPYGACPHCHGIGSLRRFSKELVVPDPKAPVYSAIAPWSEKENSYYIELLYKVGQEFGFELQTLWCQLTEEQREAILHGEETTAEAHNKHNSGFKGVLPMLQRQYDGASELIKQKLEQYLIDQPCPVCKGKRLKPEALAVRLGQYGILELTGTSIRECRERIDHLELSKRQMQIADLVLREIRARLQFLLDVGLDYLTLDRPAMTLSGGEAQRIRLATQIGSGLTGVLYVLDEPSIGLHQRDNGRLLKTLTKLRDLGNTLIVVEHDEETIRAANHIVDIGPHAGIHGGNIVAQGDLQALLESEESLTGAYLSGRRMITTPAERRDGNGRSLVIKNARRNNLKNVDVEIPLGKLVAVTGVSGSGKSTLINELLYPALQHQLTRKVPFPKEIDAIEGLDTIDKAIVVDQSPIGRTPRSNTATYTGVFDIIRDVFTQTIEAKARGYKAGQFSFNVKGGRCEACSGQGVNVIEMNFLPDVYVQCEVCKGARYNRETLQVKYKDKSISDVLNMTVEEALEFFTNIPKAASKLQTLVDVGLGYIHLGQPATTLSGGEAQRVKLATELSRRATGKTLYLIDEPTTGLSFYDVHKLLDVLQRLVDKGNSILVIEHNLDVIRCADWLIDLGPEGGDKGGEVIAVGTPEEVAQNSRSYTGEYVKQVLQHYRAQTSNMKNIE
- a CDS encoding transposase; the encoded protein is MEAQGHPLPEHSQTKSPSALSRFLNINPWSTRDMIRIVRNHVLETSLKVFSAEGKGRKPFLQVIIDLTTLEKRGKFKNFEDLIRVYNGKRGLHIVVVYLVVGKWRIPWNFRVWRGKGTPSPAQLGLRLVKRLPKSLTERFRVNILVDTAFGSVEFLHGVRKLKYHAVTGVAINRKLVDGRVLRHLHKQGQQVRLVGLKFPVTVSWYYLKRDKGKLEKRFVLSTRPIKASTLKWWGKRRWQIEGWFKTAKQ
- a CDS encoding type I restriction enzyme HsdR N-terminal domain-containing protein, with translation MVQTIQAKDINLAHLSEKFGLERIEDEQFFRDWQDNLPELSDLEKQLVDEVKGEFFHLSQYEILEPVVKMVVLSPLLKLAGFYRPPFYITAEKGIEIVSEDEGTIVRGQIDILVFHPPFWIITIEAKRAQYSLEAAIPQVLAYILGSPDSRKPVFGFLTNGREFQFLKLTKKGVYSHLAPNRTNP
- a CDS encoding alpha/beta fold hydrolase translates to MTVTTQQQVTPNFEKLFWTWQGHKIQYTVMGTGRPLVLVHGFGASIGHWRKNIPVLAASGYRVFALDLLGFGGSDKAPLNYTVELWVELLKDFWTAHITEPAVFIGNSIGALLSLTVVAEHPEIAAGGVLINCAGGLSHRSHELNPPLRIVMGAFNSLVRSRITGALVFNRIRQKAQIRRTLYQVYRNREAVTDELVDLLYAPSCDPGAQQVFTSILTAPPGPSPIELLPKVARPLLVIWGADDPWTPITGAKIYEKARENGKNIQIVPIPGAGHCPHDEVPDVVNQQISDWLSSL